Proteins from a genomic interval of Paenibacillus sp. FSL H8-0048:
- a CDS encoding YkvI family membrane protein, with protein MKSHVRTLQIAFTYIGTIVGAGFATGQEILRFFTRYGHWALLTILFSAALFIWLGTKMMIIARKISADSYEDFNRHLFGAKSGTIISLFTMIILIGVNSIMLAGAGAIFKEHLGLPYQAGLLLTLLGSYLLLKRGISGILQINSLVVPLMLTLSLILVCNTLGVAGAERFLFLPTDYSSINAWISPLLYTSFNLGMAQAVLVPLARHTDDERALVRGGILGGAGIGFMLLAAHFAMSSQMPGILQFEIPMGSIAVRLGPVVQMIFLLLIFMEIFSTFVAGIYGVSVQLQQRLPVAPALVAPLLMLICYVFSQFGFSSLLGIFYPIFGALCLIWVVMLVRSPISPPPGQGKPPTGGAGGKKQGITIVSIKPAIRTTRK; from the coding sequence ATGAAGTCACATGTCCGCACATTACAGATCGCGTTCACTTATATTGGTACCATTGTCGGCGCCGGATTCGCTACCGGCCAGGAAATCCTCCGTTTTTTCACCAGATACGGCCACTGGGCCCTGCTGACGATTCTGTTCTCTGCCGCTCTCTTTATCTGGCTGGGCACCAAAATGATGATCATCGCCCGGAAAATCTCTGCGGATTCGTATGAGGATTTCAACCGGCATCTGTTCGGAGCCAAGTCCGGGACCATCATCAGCCTGTTCACCATGATTATTCTGATCGGGGTGAACAGCATCATGCTGGCAGGCGCCGGGGCGATCTTCAAGGAGCATCTCGGCCTTCCTTATCAGGCTGGACTGCTTCTGACTCTCCTCGGATCTTACTTGCTGCTGAAGCGCGGCATTTCCGGCATTCTGCAGATCAACAGCCTTGTGGTGCCCCTGATGCTTACTTTGTCGCTAATTCTTGTCTGTAATACGCTGGGCGTGGCGGGAGCCGAACGCTTCCTCTTCCTGCCCACCGATTACAGCAGCATCAACGCCTGGATCTCTCCGCTGCTCTATACCTCGTTCAACCTTGGCATGGCCCAGGCTGTACTGGTTCCGCTGGCCCGTCATACGGATGACGAACGTGCGCTGGTGCGCGGCGGTATTCTGGGCGGAGCGGGCATCGGGTTCATGCTGCTGGCGGCCCATTTTGCCATGAGCTCGCAGATGCCGGGCATCCTGCAGTTCGAAATTCCGATGGGGAGCATCGCCGTCCGGCTGGGTCCGGTGGTGCAGATGATCTTCTTGCTGCTGATCTTCATGGAAATCTTCAGCACCTTCGTTGCGGGGATCTACGGGGTAAGCGTACAGCTCCAGCAGCGGCTCCCGGTTGCCCCTGCGCTTGTCGCCCCGCTGCTCATGCTGATCTGCTATGTGTTCAGCCAATTCGGCTTCAGCTCCCTGCTGGGCATCTTCTACCCGATCTTCGGCGCGCTGTGTCTGATATGGGTAGTCATGCTCGTGCGTTCCCCCATATCTCCGCCGCCAGGTCAGGGCAAGCCCCCAACAGGAGGTGCGGGCGGTAAAAAGCAGGGGATCACGATTGTCAGCATCAAGCCTGCCATCCGGACTACACGGAAATAA